Proteins co-encoded in one Chaetodon auriga isolate fChaAug3 chromosome 9, fChaAug3.hap1, whole genome shotgun sequence genomic window:
- the clcf1 gene encoding cardiotrophin-like cytokine factor 1 isoform X1, with amino-acid sequence MKRCWGVHQHQLVLLLAAAMAAALDSSHNLASERSSIESTYELTKYLEYQLKEIKDIYLTYLGPPFNEKDFSPPRPNSTALTLPSAATRLELWHGLENQARLAQNQKAYSVLLAAVRELARSTLCPSLKTSLLHFCTGLDGLLGSISALMTTLGYALPPPSADMGSNAGQLQYPQRGIGGDRPAPLMSQSLYRSRVGTRTESSQRNNQRRSGTRVVRGEREDGVTVDLVGKRRGKEGRRAEATAAGGRSGGSREKGRGERGRRGRRESEPESGKWSTDERVGEVEEEEMEREGGAERWGRRRRLLAINEDGEEQERQHEARVEVSYPGTKGSSSLRHPTLQTNNNNNNQYSYNLNSHHPDTLRREDGFMVEEEKQTDMEATSTFHHQRRPPRSLLSPTLQPPLSTLSLLYQFGAGEEHTLLSQPVPLSLQRGTSLLSPPLTPLLSSTSSSSSSSSLLSVRPTMNDFARKVEGFWILRELQSWLWRSAKDFNRLKKRLRG; translated from the exons TCCATCAACACCAGCTCGTCTTGCTATTGGCTGCTGCCATGGCAGCAGCGCTGGATTCTTCCCACAACCTGGCCAGTGAGAGGAGTTCGATAGAAAGCACGTACGAGCTGACCAAATACCTGGAGTACCAGCTGAAGGAAATCAAAGACATATAT CTGACCTACTTAGGCCCTCCATTCAACGAGAAAGACTTCTCCCCTCCACGACCAAACAGCACGGCTCTGACCCTGCCCAGTGCTGCCACACGCCTGGAGCTGTGGCACGGCCTGGAGAACCAAGCTCGGCTTGCCCAGAACCAGAAGGCCTACTCTGTCCTGCTGGCAGCCGTCAGGGAGTTGGCCCGCTCCACCCTTTGCCCCTCCCTCAAgacctctctgctgcacttttgCACAGGCCTGGATGGGCTGCTGGGCTCCATATCTGCACTGATGACCACCCTTGGTTACgcacttcctcctccatctgcagaCATGGGAAGCAACGCTGGGCAGCTGCAGTACCCTCAGAGGGGGATAGGGGGCGATAGACCAGCTCCACTGATGAGCCAGAGCCTTTACAGGTCCAGAGTTGGGACAAGGACTGAGTCCAGTCAGCGTAACAACCAAAGAAGAAGTGGGACAAGGGTggtcagaggagagagggaggacggcGTCACCGTAGACCTGGTaggaaaaaggagagggaaagaagggaggagagcGGAGGCGACCGCAGCTGGAGGAAGGAGTGGCGGATCGAgggagaagggaagaggagaaagagggaggagagggaggagggaatcCGAGCCAGAGAGCGGCAAATGGAGCACAGACGAGAGAGTCggggaggtggaagaggaggagatggagcgagagggaggggcggagagatgggggaggaggagaaggttgTTGGCTATTAACgaggatggagaggagcaggagaggcagcATGAAGCCAGGGTTGAAGTGTCGTACCCAGGCACAAAAGGCTCCAGCTCCCTTCGACATCCGACGCTccaaaccaacaacaacaacaacaatcagtACAGCTACAACCTGAACTCACATCACCCAGACACGCTCAGAAGAGAAGACGGGTTtatggtggaggaggagaagcaaaCAGACATGGAAGCTACCTCCACTTTCCATCATCAACGCCGGCCTCCtcgctccctcctctcccccaccctCCAACCTCCTCTGTCCACCCTGTCCCTCCTCTATCAGTTTGGAGCAGGTGAGGAGCACACCCTCCTCTCCCAGCCCGTCCCGCTGTCTTTACAAAGGGGGACCTCCCTTCTTTCGCCTCCTCTGACtccgctcctgtcctccacctcctcctcctcctcgtcttcttcGCTGCTGTCGGTGCGGCCGACGATGAACGACTTTGCCAGGAAGGTGGAGGGATTTTGGATATTGcgagagctgcagagctggctGTGGCGATCGGCGAAGGACTTCAACCGCCTCAAGAAGAGACTCAGAGGCTGa
- the clcf1 gene encoding cardiotrophin-like cytokine factor 1 isoform X2, with the protein MKRCWGVHQHQLVLLLAAAMAAALDSSHNLASERSSIESTYELTKYLEYQLKEIKDIYLTYLGPPFNEKDFSPPRPNSTALTLPSAATRLELWHGLENQARLAQNQKAYSVLLAAVRELARSTLCPSLKTSLLHFCTGLDGLLGSISALMTTLGYALPPPSADMGSNAGQLQYPQRGIGGDRPAPLMSQSLYRSRVGTRTESSQRNNQRRSGTRVVRGEREDGVTVDLVGKRRGKEGRRAEATAAGGRSGGSREKGRGERGRRGRRESEPESGKWSTDERVGEVEEEEMEREGGAERWGRRRRLLAINEDGEEQERQHEARVEVSYPGTKGSSSLRHPTLQTNNNNNNQYSYNLNSHHPDTLRREDGFMVEEEKQTDMEATSTFHHQRRPPRSLLSPTLQPPLSTLSLLYQFGAGEEHTLLSQPVLSVRPTMNDFARKVEGFWILRELQSWLWRSAKDFNRLKKRLRG; encoded by the exons TCCATCAACACCAGCTCGTCTTGCTATTGGCTGCTGCCATGGCAGCAGCGCTGGATTCTTCCCACAACCTGGCCAGTGAGAGGAGTTCGATAGAAAGCACGTACGAGCTGACCAAATACCTGGAGTACCAGCTGAAGGAAATCAAAGACATATAT CTGACCTACTTAGGCCCTCCATTCAACGAGAAAGACTTCTCCCCTCCACGACCAAACAGCACGGCTCTGACCCTGCCCAGTGCTGCCACACGCCTGGAGCTGTGGCACGGCCTGGAGAACCAAGCTCGGCTTGCCCAGAACCAGAAGGCCTACTCTGTCCTGCTGGCAGCCGTCAGGGAGTTGGCCCGCTCCACCCTTTGCCCCTCCCTCAAgacctctctgctgcacttttgCACAGGCCTGGATGGGCTGCTGGGCTCCATATCTGCACTGATGACCACCCTTGGTTACgcacttcctcctccatctgcagaCATGGGAAGCAACGCTGGGCAGCTGCAGTACCCTCAGAGGGGGATAGGGGGCGATAGACCAGCTCCACTGATGAGCCAGAGCCTTTACAGGTCCAGAGTTGGGACAAGGACTGAGTCCAGTCAGCGTAACAACCAAAGAAGAAGTGGGACAAGGGTggtcagaggagagagggaggacggcGTCACCGTAGACCTGGTaggaaaaaggagagggaaagaagggaggagagcGGAGGCGACCGCAGCTGGAGGAAGGAGTGGCGGATCGAgggagaagggaagaggagaaagagggaggagagggaggagggaatcCGAGCCAGAGAGCGGCAAATGGAGCACAGACGAGAGAGTCggggaggtggaagaggaggagatggagcgagagggaggggcggagagatgggggaggaggagaaggttgTTGGCTATTAACgaggatggagaggagcaggagaggcagcATGAAGCCAGGGTTGAAGTGTCGTACCCAGGCACAAAAGGCTCCAGCTCCCTTCGACATCCGACGCTccaaaccaacaacaacaacaacaatcagtACAGCTACAACCTGAACTCACATCACCCAGACACGCTCAGAAGAGAAGACGGGTTtatggtggaggaggagaagcaaaCAGACATGGAAGCTACCTCCACTTTCCATCATCAACGCCGGCCTCCtcgctccctcctctcccccaccctCCAACCTCCTCTGTCCACCCTGTCCCTCCTCTATCAGTTTGGAGCAGGTGAGGAGCACACCCTCCTCTCCCAGCCCG TGCTGTCGGTGCGGCCGACGATGAACGACTTTGCCAGGAAGGTGGAGGGATTTTGGATATTGcgagagctgcagagctggctGTGGCGATCGGCGAAGGACTTCAACCGCCTCAAGAAGAGACTCAGAGGCTGa